A genomic window from Cytobacillus suaedae includes:
- the hflX gene encoding GTPase HflX, producing the protein MNQVQNNEQEKVILVGCQLADIDETRFEYSLEELQSLTKTAKGRVVAVLTQKRDRRHSATYIGKGKVEELVNLESELQPDIIIFNDELSPSQVRNLSEKLQARVIDRTQLILDIFASRANSKEGKLQVELAQLQYLLPRLIGKGLQLSRLGGGIGTRGPGETKLESDRRHIRRRLDDIKQQLSVIVEHRERYRERRKKNNAYQIALVGYTNAGKSTVFNRITEAGTFEENLLFATLDPMTRKMILPCGLTTLLTDTVGFIQDLPTALVAAFRSTLEEVKEADLILHVVDSSNPDSFNHEKTVYEILDDLKVEGIPILTVYNKADKKHPDFVPSSTSDSIIISAFDQNDLLDLKLKVEDEMIDMMNEYRVSLPSTEGKLLASLKSDTILKDLHYNDSTERYECNGFILPSHTLTGQLKNFQA; encoded by the coding sequence GTGAATCAAGTACAAAACAATGAGCAAGAGAAGGTAATCTTAGTTGGATGTCAATTAGCAGATATAGATGAGACTCGTTTTGAATACTCTCTTGAGGAACTCCAATCATTAACTAAGACCGCAAAAGGGCGGGTGGTTGCTGTACTCACTCAAAAGAGAGATAGAAGGCATTCGGCTACATATATAGGGAAAGGAAAGGTTGAAGAATTAGTCAATTTAGAAAGTGAACTACAACCAGACATCATCATTTTCAATGATGAGCTTTCACCGAGTCAGGTGAGAAATCTATCGGAAAAATTGCAAGCTCGTGTTATTGATCGGACACAGTTAATATTAGATATTTTTGCTTCAAGAGCGAATTCGAAGGAAGGTAAACTGCAGGTAGAGCTTGCTCAACTCCAGTATTTACTTCCTCGTCTTATAGGTAAGGGACTTCAATTGTCTCGTTTAGGAGGAGGTATTGGTACAAGAGGTCCAGGTGAAACCAAGCTCGAATCAGACAGAAGACATATTCGTCGACGACTTGATGATATTAAACAACAGTTATCTGTTATAGTTGAGCATCGTGAACGTTACCGTGAGCGTAGGAAGAAAAATAACGCCTATCAAATTGCTTTAGTTGGGTATACAAATGCAGGGAAATCAACAGTGTTTAATCGGATAACCGAAGCGGGAACATTTGAAGAAAACCTTTTGTTCGCAACCCTTGACCCGATGACAAGAAAAATGATCCTACCCTGTGGATTAACGACCTTATTGACAGATACGGTAGGATTTATTCAAGACTTACCAACGGCTTTAGTCGCAGCCTTTAGATCAACCCTAGAAGAGGTTAAAGAGGCTGACTTGATCCTTCACGTGGTTGATTCATCCAATCCAGATTCATTTAACCATGAAAAAACGGTATATGAAATTTTAGATGACCTTAAGGTTGAGGGAATACCCATTTTGACGGTCTATAATAAAGCAGATAAGAAACACCCTGATTTTGTTCCGAGCTCAACTAGTGATTCGATTATTATAAGTGCGTTTGATCAAAATGATCTCCTTGACCTTAAGCTAAAGGTAGAGGATGAAATGATTGATATGATGAACGAATACCGAGTTTCTTTACCTAGTACAGAAGGAAAATTACTAGCAAGTTTAAAAAGTGATACGATCCTGAAGGATTTACATTATAATGATAGTACGGAAAGGTATGAGTGTAATGGGTTTATTTTGCCTAGTCACACACTAACCGGTCAACTAAAGAATTTTCAGGCATAA
- a CDS encoding methionine gamma-lyase family protein — protein MFAQLNNGDFLKHLVSKVEEKIVEKHKQVDQRIELNQYRVIKSLQKFKVSDSHFIPSTGYGYDDIGRDTLEQVYADVLGGESALVRPQIISGTHAISISLFGILRPNDELLYITGKPYDTLEEIVGLRGSGVGSLKEFNISYNTVCLTDEGSVDFEAVRKAMKSNTKMIGIQRSKGYATRPSFTIEQIKEMISFVKEINPDVVVFVDNCYGEFVEELEPCHVGADLMAGSLIKNPGGGLAKTGGYIVGKKKFVEACSYRMTSPGIGAEAGASLYSLQEMYQGFFLAPHVVGQALKGAIFTSAILEEIGLNTHPKWDSERTDLIQSVQFNDRDMMVAFCQSIQYTSPINSHVTPYPAYMPGYEDDVIMAAGTFIQGASIELTADGPLRPPYVAYVQGGLTYSHVKIAICTAIDQLVSKKLIKI, from the coding sequence ATGTTTGCACAATTAAATAATGGGGATTTTTTAAAACATTTAGTATCTAAAGTAGAAGAAAAAATTGTCGAGAAACACAAACAGGTAGATCAAAGAATAGAGCTAAATCAATATCGAGTGATTAAAAGTTTACAGAAATTTAAGGTGAGTGATTCACACTTCATTCCGTCTACAGGCTATGGGTATGATGATATTGGGAGAGATACACTTGAACAAGTGTATGCAGATGTCCTAGGAGGGGAAAGTGCTCTTGTTAGACCTCAAATCATCTCAGGGACTCACGCTATCTCAATCTCTTTATTCGGAATTTTACGCCCTAATGATGAATTGCTCTATATAACAGGCAAGCCTTATGATACACTCGAGGAAATTGTGGGGTTACGTGGTTCTGGCGTAGGTTCGTTGAAGGAATTTAATATTAGCTACAATACAGTATGTTTGACAGATGAAGGCTCTGTAGATTTTGAAGCTGTTCGAAAAGCAATGAAGAGTAATACAAAAATGATAGGAATTCAACGTTCAAAAGGATATGCGACAAGACCATCCTTTACAATAGAGCAAATAAAAGAAATGATATCTTTCGTTAAAGAAATTAATCCGGATGTTGTTGTTTTTGTTGATAACTGCTATGGAGAATTTGTGGAAGAACTTGAACCTTGTCATGTTGGGGCTGATTTGATGGCGGGCTCCCTAATTAAAAATCCAGGCGGGGGTCTTGCTAAAACAGGTGGGTATATTGTAGGTAAGAAGAAATTTGTGGAAGCGTGTTCCTACCGAATGACATCACCGGGAATTGGTGCAGAAGCGGGGGCGTCTTTGTATAGCTTACAGGAAATGTATCAAGGATTTTTTCTTGCACCACATGTTGTTGGCCAAGCATTAAAAGGTGCAATCTTTACCTCGGCAATTTTAGAGGAAATTGGACTAAATACCCATCCGAAATGGGACAGTGAGAGAACAGATTTGATACAATCTGTACAGTTTAATGACAGAGACATGATGGTTGCCTTTTGTCAGTCAATTCAATATACATCGCCTATCAATTCTCATGTAACACCTTACCCTGCATATATGCCAGGTTATGAAGATGACGTTATTATGGCTGCTGGTACCTTCATTCAAGGTGCGAGTATCGAGCTAACTGCGGACGGACCACTTCGACCGCCATACGTAGCTTATGTCCAAGGGGGACTAACGTATTCCCATGTGAAGATTGCGATTTGTACGGCAATAGATCAATTAGTATCTAAAAAGTTGATAAAAATTTAG
- a CDS encoding MerR family transcriptional regulator, which produces MSDDIRRSMPLFPIGIVMQLTELSARQIRYYEENDLIFPARTEGNRRMFSFNDVDRLLEIKKLIEQGVNLAGIKKLFEVKKQVEQQQMIEDKPAKKDLSDIELRKLLKAELIDAGRFNRSTLRQGDMSRFFH; this is translated from the coding sequence GTGAGTGACGACATAAGACGATCCATGCCATTGTTTCCGATCGGAATAGTGATGCAATTGACTGAGTTGTCAGCTCGGCAAATCCGCTATTATGAAGAAAATGACTTAATCTTTCCAGCAAGAACAGAAGGTAATAGAAGGATGTTTTCTTTTAATGATGTTGACCGTCTCCTTGAAATTAAGAAATTAATTGAGCAAGGGGTAAACTTAGCTGGAATCAAAAAACTCTTTGAAGTGAAGAAGCAAGTAGAACAACAACAAATGATCGAAGATAAGCCAGCTAAAAAAGACTTATCTGATATCGAATTGAGGAAACTATTAAAAGCAGAATTAATTGATGCAGGAAGGTTTAACAGATCAACCTTGCGACAAGGTGATATGTCTAGATTTTTTCATTAA
- the glnA gene encoding type I glutamate--ammonia ligase, translated as MAKFSKEDIFRIVKEENVKYIRLQFTDILGTIKNVEIPVSQLEKALDNKMMFDGSSIEGFVRIEESDMYLFPDLDTWVIFPWTAEKGKVARLICDIYNADGTPFAGDPRTNLKRMLREMEELGFTDFNLGPEPEFFLFKLDAKGEPTLELNDNGGYFDLAPTDLGENCRRDIVLELEEMGFEVEASHHEVAPGQHEIDFKYANALKACDDIQTFKLVVKTIARKHGLHATFMPKPLFGVNGSGMHCNVSLFSNGKNAFYDTSGNLELSDTARQFIAGVLKHAPGFTAVTNPTVNSYKRLVPGYEAPCYVAWSARNRSPLIRIPASRGVSTRVEVRSVDPAANPYLAMAVLLAAGLDGIKNKLTPPAPVDRNIYVMNKAERLEAGIEDLPATLAQALEQLKKDEVIVNALGEHLFEHFVEAKEIEWDMFRTQVHPWEREQYMSMY; from the coding sequence ATGGCAAAGTTTTCAAAAGAAGATATTTTTCGTATTGTAAAGGAAGAAAATGTTAAGTATATCCGTCTACAATTTACTGATATCCTAGGAACAATTAAAAATGTTGAGATTCCAGTTAGTCAGCTTGAAAAAGCACTTGATAACAAAATGATGTTTGACGGTTCATCAATCGAAGGATTTGTTCGTATAGAAGAGTCTGATATGTATCTATTCCCAGATTTAGATACTTGGGTAATTTTCCCTTGGACAGCCGAAAAAGGAAAAGTAGCAAGATTAATTTGTGACATCTATAATGCAGATGGAACACCATTTGCTGGTGACCCACGTACGAACTTAAAACGTATGTTAAGAGAAATGGAAGAATTAGGATTCACAGATTTTAACTTAGGGCCAGAGCCAGAATTCTTCTTATTCAAATTAGATGCAAAAGGTGAACCTACTCTAGAACTGAATGATAACGGTGGTTATTTCGACTTAGCTCCAACTGACTTAGGGGAAAACTGCCGTCGTGATATCGTATTAGAACTAGAAGAAATGGGCTTTGAAGTTGAAGCATCTCACCACGAAGTAGCACCTGGTCAACACGAAATTGACTTCAAATATGCAAATGCGTTAAAAGCATGTGATGATATTCAAACATTTAAATTAGTAGTAAAAACAATTGCACGTAAACATGGTCTACATGCTACGTTCATGCCAAAACCATTATTCGGAGTGAATGGATCAGGAATGCACTGTAACGTTTCATTATTCAGTAACGGAAAAAATGCGTTTTATGATACTTCAGGTAATTTAGAACTTAGTGATACTGCTCGTCAATTCATTGCTGGTGTCCTTAAGCATGCACCTGGATTTACAGCTGTAACAAACCCTACTGTAAACTCATATAAGCGTTTAGTTCCTGGTTATGAAGCACCTTGTTATGTAGCGTGGTCTGCTCGTAACAGAAGTCCACTTATTCGTATTCCTGCATCACGTGGAGTAAGTACTCGTGTTGAGGTTAGAAGTGTAGACCCTGCAGCAAACCCATATTTAGCTATGGCAGTACTTTTAGCAGCTGGACTTGACGGAATTAAGAATAAATTAACTCCACCTGCACCTGTTGATCGCAATATCTATGTAATGAACAAAGCAGAGCGTTTAGAAGCAGGGATAGAAGACCTTCCAGCAACTTTAGCTCAAGCTCTTGAGCAGCTTAAAAAAGACGAAGTTATCGTTAACGCACTTGGCGAACACTTATTCGAACACTTTGTAGAAGCAAAAGAAATTGAATGGGATATGTTCCGTACACAAGTTCACCCTTGGGAAAGAGAACAATATATGTCAATGTACTAA
- the lexA gene encoding transcriptional repressor LexA, with product MTKISKRQQDILNFIKKEVKAKGYPPSVREIGEAVGLASSSTVHGHLSRLESKGLIRRDPTKPRAIEILELDSSSHIPKSNVINVPIIGKVTAGLPITAVENIEEFFPLPDRFVSPDDNVFMLEIMGESMIEAGILDGDLVIVRQQQTANNGDIVVAMTEDDEATVKRFFKEKDYIRLQPENSSLEPIILRNVSILGKVIGVYRTVH from the coding sequence ATGACAAAAATATCAAAGAGGCAACAGGATATCTTAAACTTTATTAAAAAAGAAGTTAAAGCAAAAGGGTATCCGCCTTCCGTTCGAGAAATAGGAGAAGCAGTTGGTCTTGCGTCTAGTTCAACTGTTCATGGTCACTTATCTAGGTTAGAGAGTAAGGGATTGATACGCAGAGATCCTACCAAACCAAGAGCAATTGAAATACTAGAACTTGACTCTTCTAGCCATATTCCTAAAAGCAACGTAATTAACGTTCCAATTATCGGTAAGGTTACTGCTGGCCTCCCTATTACAGCAGTTGAAAATATTGAAGAATTTTTCCCACTACCAGATCGGTTTGTATCACCCGACGACAATGTATTCATGTTAGAAATTATGGGAGAAAGTATGATTGAAGCGGGAATTCTTGATGGAGATTTGGTTATCGTTCGCCAGCAACAAACAGCTAATAATGGAGATATTGTTGTAGCAATGACCGAGGATGACGAAGCAACGGTTAAGCGTTTCTTTAAAGAAAAGGATTATATTCGTTTGCAACCTGAGAATTCGAGCTTAGAACCTATTATTCTACGAAATGTCTCAATCTTAGGAAAAGTTATAGGTGTATATCGTACAGTTCACTAA
- a CDS encoding LysM peptidoglycan-binding domain-containing protein, translating to MQERRISAIYYVLFTFLLIAMTFAMSDSTIQTHNQESYLEITISPGDTLWEINNAYKEQHNLSFSDFVTWVETNNGVNSNQLKPGDTLFIPIKFIEDLDILHTYASE from the coding sequence ATGCAAGAAAGAAGAATATCAGCAATCTATTATGTTTTATTTACATTCTTATTAATCGCTATGACTTTTGCAATGAGTGATTCTACTATACAAACACATAACCAAGAGAGTTATCTAGAAATTACTATAAGTCCTGGTGATACTTTATGGGAGATAAATAACGCATATAAGGAACAGCACAACCTTAGTTTCTCAGACTTTGTTACCTGGGTAGAAACAAATAATGGGGTAAATTCTAATCAATTAAAACCAGGCGATACACTTTTCATCCCTATAAAATTCATCGAAGATCTTGATATACTCCATACATATGCTAGTGAATAA
- a CDS encoding DUF896 domain-containing protein, whose protein sequence is MLSKEKITRINELSRKSKAEGLTAEEVVEQQGLRKEYIQTFRNSMTDTLHTVKIVDSTGTDVTPEKLKKSKNQRLN, encoded by the coding sequence ATGCTATCAAAAGAAAAAATCACTCGAATTAATGAGCTTTCAAGAAAATCAAAAGCTGAAGGCCTAACAGCTGAAGAAGTGGTAGAGCAGCAAGGATTACGTAAAGAATATATACAGACCTTTAGAAATTCAATGACAGATACTCTTCATACCGTTAAAATTGTTGATTCAACTGGTACAGACGTTACTCCTGAAAAATTAAAAAAGAGTAAAAATCAACGATTAAATTAA
- the tkt gene encoding transketolase, with product MTHTIEDLAIGSIRTLSIDAIEKANSGHPGMPMGAAPMAYSLWTKHMNISPSNPEWFNRDRFVLSAGHGSMLLYSLLHLSGYDLSIDDLKGFRQWGSKTPGHPEFGHTPGVDATTGPLGQGIAMAVGMAMAERHLAKTYNKECFEVVDHYTYSICGDGDLMEGVSAEAASLAGHLKLGRLVVLYDSNDISLDGDLDRSFSESVQKRFDSYGWQYIRVEDGNSIKEISKAIEEAKGDQSRPALIEVKTTIGYGSPNRAGTSGVHGAPLGVDETKLTKEAYNWTFESDFHVPEEVYSHFQSTIFEPGKKKEQEWNQLFSQYKEKYPELGNQLDAAISGKLPEGWETKLPTYEVGKSLASRASSGEALNAIATHVPQFFGGSADLAGSNNTMIKGANDFTPEDYSGRNIWFGVREFAMGAALNGMALHGGVKVYGGTFFVFSDYLRPAIRLAALMKLPVTYVFTHDSIAVGEDGPTHEPIEQLPSLRAMPHLGVIRPADGNETVAAWRVALESTDKPTVLVLTRQNLPTLPGTSEKAYEGVKKGAYVISESQNNNPEGMLLASGSEVNLAVQAQQELASQGIHVSVVSMPSWDRFEQQTQEYKDSVIPKSVKKRLGIEMASSLGWEKYTGDEGEVLAINDFGASAPGPKIMEEYGFSVQNVVARMRKILNK from the coding sequence ATGACACATACTATTGAAGATTTGGCAATTGGTTCGATTCGTACACTATCAATTGATGCGATTGAAAAGGCAAATTCAGGCCATCCGGGAATGCCGATGGGGGCTGCACCTATGGCATATTCACTATGGACAAAACACATGAACATTAGTCCTAGCAACCCTGAGTGGTTCAATCGTGACAGATTTGTATTATCTGCTGGCCATGGTTCAATGTTACTTTATAGTCTATTACACTTAAGTGGTTATGATCTTTCCATTGATGATTTGAAAGGGTTCAGACAATGGGGTAGTAAAACACCTGGACATCCTGAATTTGGTCATACACCTGGAGTAGATGCAACAACTGGTCCGCTAGGACAAGGTATTGCGATGGCAGTTGGGATGGCTATGGCAGAACGTCACTTAGCTAAAACGTATAACAAAGAATGTTTTGAAGTAGTCGATCATTATACATATAGTATTTGCGGTGATGGTGATCTAATGGAAGGTGTGTCTGCTGAAGCTGCTTCATTAGCTGGCCACCTGAAATTAGGAAGATTAGTTGTGTTATATGATTCAAATGACATCTCTTTAGATGGGGATTTAGATCGCTCATTCTCGGAGAGTGTTCAGAAGCGTTTTGATTCATATGGCTGGCAATATATCCGTGTTGAAGATGGGAATAGTATTAAAGAAATCTCAAAGGCAATTGAAGAAGCAAAAGGGGATCAGTCCCGACCTGCATTAATTGAGGTTAAGACTACAATTGGATATGGATCACCGAACAGAGCTGGAACATCAGGAGTTCATGGTGCACCTCTAGGAGTTGATGAGACAAAACTTACAAAAGAAGCCTACAATTGGACTTTTGAAAGTGATTTTCATGTTCCTGAAGAGGTCTACTCACATTTCCAATCAACAATTTTTGAGCCGGGTAAAAAGAAAGAACAAGAGTGGAACCAATTGTTCTCTCAATATAAAGAAAAATATCCTGAATTAGGTAATCAATTAGATGCAGCCATTTCTGGAAAACTACCAGAAGGCTGGGAGACTAAATTACCTACTTATGAGGTAGGGAAGAGCCTTGCTTCGCGTGCATCTTCTGGTGAAGCATTAAATGCAATCGCAACGCATGTTCCACAATTCTTTGGTGGTTCAGCAGATCTTGCTGGCTCTAACAACACAATGATTAAAGGTGCAAACGACTTCACTCCTGAAGATTATAGTGGCCGCAACATTTGGTTTGGTGTTCGTGAGTTTGCGATGGGTGCTGCTCTTAACGGAATGGCACTACATGGTGGAGTGAAAGTTTATGGAGGTACATTCTTTGTCTTCTCTGATTACTTACGACCTGCAATCCGATTAGCAGCTTTAATGAAACTTCCTGTTACTTATGTATTTACACATGACAGTATAGCAGTTGGGGAAGATGGACCTACTCATGAACCTATTGAGCAGCTTCCTTCATTACGTGCAATGCCACACCTAGGAGTTATTCGTCCAGCTGATGGAAATGAAACAGTTGCTGCATGGAGAGTAGCTTTGGAGTCAACGGATAAGCCAACGGTATTAGTACTAACACGTCAAAATCTGCCGACGCTTCCTGGTACAAGTGAAAAGGCTTATGAAGGTGTTAAAAAAGGTGCTTATGTGATCTCAGAGTCACAAAATAATAACCCTGAAGGGATGTTACTCGCTTCTGGTTCTGAGGTAAATCTTGCTGTCCAAGCACAACAAGAACTAGCAAGTCAAGGTATCCACGTATCAGTTGTAAGTATGCCTTCATGGGATCGTTTTGAACAACAGACTCAAGAATATAAAGATTCGGTGATTCCTAAGTCAGTAAAAAAACGTCTTGGAATTGAAATGGCATCATCGCTTGGTTGGGAAAAGTATACTGGTGATGAAGGTGAAGTACTAGCAATTAATGACTTTGGTGCTTCCGCTCCTGGTCCGAAAATTATGGAAGAGTATGGATTCTCAGTGCAGAATGTTGTAGCAAGAATGAGAAAAATTTTAAATAAATAG
- the sirA gene encoding sporulation inhibitor of replication protein SirA, which translates to MRRYHIYLIEEEIASHYFGREAKIYELFREYENAESKHKSQLQKQIDYVTRPIPTLHIHQCIDSLLRKRTDYLNERNIHKLMINSNKSEAKLEVHDRNLLLESSGSYEAETIFFEVLRKYDSCFLAMDFTLQRHGWLNPIKERKFV; encoded by the coding sequence ATGAGACGATATCATATTTATCTGATTGAAGAGGAAATTGCTAGTCATTATTTCGGTCGTGAAGCGAAAATCTATGAGCTTTTCCGTGAATACGAAAATGCTGAAAGTAAACATAAGTCCCAATTGCAAAAGCAAATCGATTATGTAACTAGACCTATTCCAACATTACATATCCACCAATGTATTGATAGTCTTTTAAGAAAACGAACAGATTATCTGAATGAGCGAAATATACATAAGCTGATGATAAATAGTAACAAAAGTGAGGCTAAGCTGGAAGTACATGACCGGAATCTTTTACTAGAGTCTTCAGGCAGTTATGAAGCTGAAACCATTTTCTTTGAGGTTTTAAGAAAGTATGACTCCTGTTTTTTGGCGATGGATTTCACATTACAACGCCATGGTTGGTTAAACCCTATTAAAGAAAGAAAATTTGTGTAA
- a CDS encoding YneF family protein, producing MGIWVPILVGILALLAGVALGFFIARKYMMNYLKKNPPINEQMLKVMMMQMGMKPSQKKINQMLKAMNGQMDK from the coding sequence ATGGGTATTTGGGTACCGATTCTAGTAGGTATTCTAGCACTTCTTGCTGGGGTAGCCCTAGGATTTTTCATTGCACGTAAATACATGATGAACTACTTAAAGAAAAATCCACCGATCAATGAGCAAATGCTTAAGGTAATGATGATGCAAATGGGAATGAAACCATCTCAAAAGAAGATTAATCAAATGCTAAAAGCAATGAACGGTCAAATGGATAAGTAA
- a CDS encoding ATP-binding cassette domain-containing protein: MRVFKDLMWFFKQEKKSYLIGISLLCVVALLELVPPFVIGKVVDLIVEGQLTSKVLTNWLGLLLVVATIVYIVRFFWRIMLFGASVRLARLLREKLYSHFTKMSQSFYQRRRIGDLMAHSTNDIQAIQQTAGAGVLTLVDSLVTGGFVLIMMAATISWKLTLISLIPMPFMALSTSWYGTLLHKRFHKAQEAFSSLNDKVQESISGIKVLKTFGYEKDDVDSFRKESADVVKKNMKVAKIDALFDPTISLIVGFSFFLAISFGSYFVVKDEMTLGQLVSFTTYLGLLIWPMLAFGWLFNIVERGRASYDRVSSLLNEKVDIIDSEDVLNEQPSGNICYNINEFAFSDDQITLKDIQITLNRGDTLGIVGKTGSGKTTLLKLLIREFEGYKGEITFGKHPITKYSLESLRSGIGYVPQDHFLFSATIADNIAFAKPDATYQEIIQAAELASIHEDIAGFTEGYETMVGERGVSLSGGQKQRISIARALIVNPEVLILDDSLSAVDAKTEERILSALKQTREGKTTIITSHRLSAIAHSNVIVVLEEGRIIQKGTHDELMNDQGWYKEMYHRQQLEALVEHGGM, encoded by the coding sequence ATGCGAGTTTTCAAAGATTTAATGTGGTTTTTTAAGCAAGAGAAGAAATCGTACTTGATAGGAATTTCTTTATTGTGTGTGGTAGCTTTATTAGAGCTAGTACCTCCATTTGTCATAGGAAAGGTTGTAGATTTAATTGTTGAAGGTCAGTTAACTTCGAAAGTTCTTACTAACTGGCTTGGATTGTTGTTGGTTGTAGCAACTATCGTTTATATCGTTCGATTTTTTTGGAGAATTATGCTATTTGGAGCTTCAGTAAGGTTAGCTAGATTACTCAGAGAGAAGTTGTATAGCCACTTCACTAAGATGTCTCAATCTTTCTACCAAAGGCGAAGAATTGGTGATCTAATGGCTCATTCGACCAATGATATTCAAGCAATTCAACAAACTGCTGGAGCAGGTGTATTGACCTTGGTCGACTCGTTAGTTACAGGTGGATTTGTATTGATTATGATGGCTGCAACGATTAGTTGGAAACTTACACTCATTAGTCTAATACCAATGCCGTTTATGGCATTATCTACAAGTTGGTATGGTACCTTATTACATAAGCGTTTTCATAAGGCTCAGGAGGCTTTTTCATCCTTAAATGATAAAGTACAGGAAAGTATTAGTGGTATCAAAGTATTAAAAACTTTTGGATATGAAAAGGATGATGTGGATTCTTTTCGTAAAGAATCCGCGGATGTTGTAAAAAAGAATATGAAAGTTGCTAAAATTGATGCCTTATTCGATCCAACGATTTCGTTGATTGTAGGGTTCTCTTTTTTTCTGGCAATTTCCTTTGGTTCTTATTTTGTAGTAAAGGATGAAATGACGCTAGGTCAACTTGTTTCGTTTACTACTTATTTGGGATTATTAATTTGGCCAATGTTAGCTTTTGGTTGGTTATTTAATATTGTTGAACGAGGAAGAGCATCATATGATCGTGTTTCTAGTCTTTTAAATGAGAAGGTAGATATTATAGATAGTGAAGATGTATTGAATGAACAACCTTCTGGCAATATTTGCTATAACATTAATGAATTTGCTTTTTCGGATGATCAGATTACCTTAAAGGATATACAAATAACGTTAAATCGGGGTGATACATTAGGGATTGTAGGAAAAACAGGTTCTGGAAAAACGACACTGCTTAAATTATTAATTAGAGAGTTTGAAGGATATAAGGGAGAAATTACATTTGGTAAGCATCCAATTACGAAGTATTCCTTAGAATCATTAAGAAGTGGAATAGGGTATGTGCCACAAGATCATTTCTTATTTTCTGCAACCATTGCTGATAATATAGCTTTTGCTAAACCAGATGCTACCTACCAAGAGATAATTCAGGCAGCAGAACTTGCTTCAATCCACGAGGATATCGCTGGTTTTACAGAAGGCTACGAAACAATGGTAGGAGAAAGAGGAGTTTCTCTTTCGGGTGGACAGAAACAGCGTATATCTATTGCTAGAGCACTTATAGTAAATCCAGAGGTTTTAATACTAGATGATTCATTATCCGCTGTAGATGCAAAGACAGAAGAAAGAATATTATCTGCTTTAAAACAAACGAGAGAGGGTAAAACGACTATTATCACATCTCATCGTTTAAGTGCAATTGCACATTCGAATGTAATTGTAGTATTAGAGGAAGGCAGAATTATTCAAAAAGGCACCCATGATGAATTAATGAATGATCAAGGGTGGTATAAAGAAATGTATCACCGTCAACAATTAGAAGCACTTGTAGAACATGGAGGTATGTGA